One window of the Lysobacter sp. S4-A87 genome contains the following:
- a CDS encoding MarC family protein → MADASLFFSLFSTLLAIINPLEAIPVFLSLMDGKGDEERRKTARKACFNVLMLCLFFLVFGNVLLRLFGVPLSMVRVVGGVILMRIGFDLFSPSQNSMVSGGAGKNGDVSFIPLAMPIMFGPGVIATVIGLTSVIRKSDHLVVSFGVVTAAIVAAVLCTYVSLIYARKILSRIGPQGVDAATRIVGFFVAAMGGGLIFHGTVEFLQSYGVLLGGPAAS, encoded by the coding sequence ATGGCCGATGCCTCCCTGTTCTTCAGTCTGTTCTCGACCTTGCTGGCCATCATCAATCCGCTGGAGGCCATACCGGTCTTCCTCAGCCTGATGGATGGCAAGGGCGATGAAGAGCGGCGGAAGACGGCGCGCAAGGCATGCTTCAACGTGCTGATGCTGTGCCTGTTCTTCCTGGTGTTCGGCAATGTCCTGCTGCGGTTGTTCGGCGTCCCACTGAGCATGGTGCGGGTGGTCGGCGGCGTGATCCTGATGCGGATCGGGTTCGATCTGTTCTCGCCGAGCCAGAACAGCATGGTGTCCGGCGGTGCGGGCAAGAACGGCGACGTGTCCTTCATTCCGCTCGCGATGCCGATCATGTTCGGCCCGGGCGTGATCGCCACCGTCATCGGCTTGACCTCGGTGATCCGCAAGTCCGACCACCTGGTCGTTTCCTTCGGCGTTGTCACCGCGGCCATCGTGGCGGCGGTGCTGTGCACGTACGTGTCGTTGATCTACGCCAGGAAGATCCTCAGCAGGATCGGCCCGCAGGGCGTGGATGCGGCCACCAGGATCGTCGGGTTCTTCGTGGCGGCGATGGGGGGGGGCCTGATATTCCACGGCACGGTGGAGTTCCTGCAGTCGTATGGCGTGCTGCTGGGCGGGCCGGCGGCGAGCTGA
- a CDS encoding TonB-dependent receptor, which translates to MSQLSKRFRKQIKSTAMFTFVGGVLVINPAYAQDAAAATTQATTAQTTTAQTTAVPTTAAQATTAQTTAAQATTAQTSSDQATTLDTVTVTGMRNSLNQSMEIRRNSAGVVDAISAEDLGKFPDTNLAESLQRITGISIERRDGEGAQITARGFGPQFNMVTLNGRTIPGADAFGAPGQVPIGGVDGGTRAFNFAQLASEAISTLQVFKTGQASVPSGGIGATIDIETDRPFNHQGIVATAGAKAVYDESQPFDTDLTPEVSGIFSYTNDDKTWGVGISGSYQKRHGGSVQATENAWNMQRWTGTDPALRSDATVTNAPAIGQLYGMPNDLRYAFADFERERINGQAVLQFAPIDSLTFTLDYTYSTNEIIEDRGEQTIWLQRANSFTDLTFDTGQAVATPIYIRDIVGTKDFGYEQQHQEQEYKLDSLGFNAAWDVTDRFRLTFDAHNTTSESVPNDPVTGGGSTFFSIAGTNNCTVGPYCGGNWAQELSFNSGLPIGARTWYPSSADAVAGTNGTLNPDFPTGQIGSQVLRINYQRQETEIKQGRIDGEYVFDDGRFQFGLDSSETTMTRKQATEAYSTLGDWGVANTGNEPGLAELIRPIDIVGMFDDFSAPGAAHGAWQGSATAGALWAGDFYGAATRFNPQLAADNRVKEDTDAVYGQVDLEGTLGGFPTHTRIGVRYEKTYLTSTSQVALPSAIQWQANNDFRILRSDDQVPFSETHSYDFVLPNLDFALDLTDEIKARASFSKTIARAPYGNLYSGPTPNQPTGSILINPSTRANGEAQNPALDPLESDNLDLAVEWYFADASFVSVTFWNKDVKNFIGTSVVREPLYGLTDPTSGPDAQAALDFLLSPTCSAQVTTAGNDVDQACSANDTALFAALAMLRNPETGGLAAYDGSSAQSLAMENNYDLVGEADDPLYEFDVNRPVNQNDANLHGWEMGGQYFFGETGFGVYANYTLVDGDVAFDNTVIERDQFALLGLSDTANVMLMYEKYGWSVRLAWNWRDEYLIAANQNGSNRNPYYVEEYDQWDMNIGYEFTDHWSASFEAINLTGEDVRWHGRSDKQIIKLVDQSARYMLGVRYKF; encoded by the coding sequence ATGAGCCAGCTGTCCAAGCGCTTCAGGAAGCAGATCAAGTCCACGGCCATGTTCACCTTCGTCGGTGGCGTGCTGGTCATCAATCCCGCGTACGCGCAGGATGCCGCCGCAGCGACGACGCAGGCGACGACAGCCCAGACCACCACTGCACAGACAACGGCCGTGCCGACAACGGCGGCGCAGGCCACCACCGCCCAGACCACTGCCGCACAGGCCACGACCGCGCAAACGTCATCCGACCAGGCGACGACGCTGGACACCGTCACGGTGACCGGCATGCGCAACAGCCTCAATCAGTCGATGGAGATCAGGCGCAATTCGGCCGGCGTGGTGGATGCGATCAGCGCCGAGGACCTCGGCAAGTTCCCTGACACCAATCTTGCCGAATCGTTGCAGCGCATCACCGGCATCTCGATCGAGCGTCGCGACGGCGAAGGCGCCCAGATCACCGCGCGCGGCTTCGGCCCGCAATTCAACATGGTCACCCTCAACGGCCGCACCATTCCGGGCGCGGACGCATTCGGTGCGCCTGGCCAGGTGCCGATCGGCGGTGTGGACGGCGGCACGCGCGCGTTCAACTTCGCGCAGCTGGCGTCGGAAGCGATCAGCACGCTGCAGGTCTTCAAGACCGGCCAGGCCAGCGTGCCCAGCGGCGGCATCGGCGCGACCATCGACATCGAGACCGATCGTCCGTTCAACCACCAGGGCATCGTCGCGACTGCCGGCGCCAAGGCGGTCTACGACGAATCGCAGCCTTTCGACACCGACCTGACGCCGGAAGTGTCCGGCATCTTCAGCTACACAAACGACGACAAGACCTGGGGCGTCGGGATCTCGGGCAGCTACCAGAAGCGCCACGGCGGTTCGGTGCAGGCAACCGAGAACGCCTGGAACATGCAGCGCTGGACCGGTACCGACCCGGCCCTGCGTTCGGACGCCACGGTGACCAATGCGCCGGCGATCGGCCAGCTGTACGGCATGCCGAACGATCTGCGCTATGCGTTCGCGGACTTCGAGCGTGAGCGCATCAACGGTCAGGCGGTACTGCAGTTCGCGCCCATCGATTCGTTGACGTTTACCCTGGACTACACGTACTCGACCAACGAGATCATCGAAGACCGCGGCGAGCAGACCATCTGGCTGCAGCGCGCCAACAGCTTCACCGACCTCACGTTCGACACCGGCCAGGCGGTGGCCACGCCCATCTACATCCGCGACATCGTCGGCACCAAGGACTTCGGCTACGAGCAGCAGCACCAGGAGCAGGAGTACAAGCTCGATTCGCTGGGCTTCAACGCCGCCTGGGACGTCACCGATCGCTTCCGCCTGACGTTCGACGCCCACAACACCACCTCCGAGAGCGTGCCCAACGATCCGGTCACCGGCGGTGGCTCGACGTTCTTCAGCATCGCCGGCACCAACAACTGCACCGTCGGTCCTTACTGCGGTGGCAACTGGGCGCAGGAACTGAGCTTCAACAGCGGCCTGCCGATCGGCGCGCGCACGTGGTACCCGAGCTCGGCGGACGCCGTCGCGGGCACCAATGGAACGCTGAACCCGGACTTCCCGACCGGACAGATCGGCTCGCAGGTGCTGCGCATCAACTACCAGCGCCAGGAAACCGAGATCAAGCAGGGCCGCATCGACGGCGAGTACGTGTTCGACGACGGCCGCTTCCAGTTCGGTCTCGACTCGTCGGAAACGACGATGACGCGCAAGCAGGCCACCGAGGCCTACTCGACCCTGGGCGACTGGGGCGTGGCCAACACCGGCAACGAGCCGGGCCTGGCAGAGCTGATCCGTCCGATCGACATCGTCGGCATGTTCGACGACTTCAGCGCTCCCGGTGCAGCCCACGGTGCGTGGCAGGGCAGTGCCACGGCCGGTGCCTTGTGGGCAGGCGACTTCTACGGCGCGGCTACCCGCTTCAACCCGCAGCTGGCCGCCGACAACCGCGTCAAGGAAGACACCGACGCCGTGTACGGCCAGGTCGACCTGGAAGGCACGCTGGGTGGCTTCCCGACCCACACCCGCATCGGCGTGCGCTACGAGAAGACGTACCTGACCTCGACCTCGCAGGTTGCCTTGCCCAGCGCCATCCAGTGGCAGGCAAACAACGACTTCCGCATCCTGCGCTCGGACGACCAGGTGCCCTTCAGCGAGACGCACAGCTACGATTTCGTCCTGCCGAACCTGGACTTCGCACTTGATCTCACCGATGAGATCAAGGCACGCGCATCGTTCAGCAAGACCATCGCACGCGCGCCTTACGGCAACCTCTACTCGGGCCCGACGCCGAACCAGCCGACCGGTTCGATCCTGATCAACCCGTCCACCCGCGCCAACGGCGAGGCGCAGAACCCCGCGCTGGATCCGCTGGAATCGGACAACCTCGACCTTGCGGTGGAGTGGTACTTCGCCGACGCCAGCTTCGTCTCGGTGACGTTCTGGAACAAGGACGTGAAGAACTTCATCGGCACCTCGGTGGTGCGTGAGCCGCTGTACGGGCTGACCGATCCGACCTCCGGACCCGATGCACAGGCCGCGCTGGACTTCCTGCTCAGCCCGACGTGCAGTGCCCAGGTGACCACCGCCGGCAACGACGTCGACCAGGCCTGCTCGGCCAACGACACCGCACTGTTCGCCGCACTGGCAATGCTGCGCAATCCTGAAACCGGTGGTCTGGCGGCCTACGACGGCAGCTCGGCGCAATCGCTGGCGATGGAGAACAACTACGACCTGGTGGGCGAGGCCGACGATCCGCTGTATGAGTTCGACGTCAACCGTCCGGTCAACCAGAACGACGCCAACCTGCACGGTTGGGAAATGGGTGGCCAGTACTTCTTCGGCGAGACCGGCTTCGGCGTGTACGCGAACTACACCCTGGTCGACGGCGACGTCGCCTTCGACAACACGGTGATCGAACGCGACCAGTTCGCCCTGCTGGGCCTGAGCGACACGGCCAACGTGATGCTCATGTACGAGAAGTACGGCTGGTCGGTCCGCCTGGCCTGGAACTGGCGTGACGAGTACCTGATCGCGGCGAACCAGAACGGTTCCAACCGCAACCCGTACTACGTCGAGGAATACGATCAGTGGGACATGAACATCGGCTACGAGTTCACCGACCACTGGTCCGCCAGCTTCGAGGCGATCAACCTGACCGGTGAGGACGTGCGCTGGCACGGCCGCTCCGACAAGCAGATCATCAAGCTCGTGGACCAGAGCGCCCGCTACATGCTGGGGGTGCGCTACAAGTTCTGA
- a CDS encoding SapC family protein: MSQYELLNNIKHKDLRVVTRFGREFGDDIGMVVAFPTEFAELQREYPIFFRKDGESGQWQAVALLGFERNENLFLHDGRWNASYLPGAVAKGPFLIGFQEQRIEGELRREPVVHVDLDNPRVSFAEGEPVFLSHGGNSPYLEHISAVLRGIRDGVEAGAAMFAAFDALGLIQPMKLDLQLDEQHRVSLAGLHGIDRERLAALDAQSLHGLHSAGYLEGAYLVLSSLHNLRRLMAEKQRRLRLAAEIG, encoded by the coding sequence ATGTCCCAATACGAACTGCTCAACAACATCAAGCACAAGGACCTGCGGGTCGTCACCCGTTTCGGCCGCGAGTTCGGCGACGACATCGGCATGGTGGTGGCCTTCCCGACGGAATTCGCCGAGTTGCAGCGCGAGTACCCGATCTTCTTCCGCAAGGACGGCGAAAGTGGGCAGTGGCAGGCGGTGGCGCTGCTGGGTTTCGAGCGCAACGAGAACCTGTTCCTGCACGACGGCCGCTGGAACGCCAGCTACCTGCCCGGAGCGGTCGCCAAGGGGCCGTTCCTGATCGGCTTCCAGGAACAGCGCATCGAGGGCGAACTGCGCCGCGAACCGGTGGTCCACGTCGACCTCGACAACCCCCGGGTCAGTTTCGCCGAGGGTGAACCGGTGTTCCTCTCGCACGGTGGCAACAGCCCATACCTGGAGCACATTTCCGCGGTCCTGCGCGGTATCCGCGACGGCGTGGAAGCGGGCGCGGCGATGTTTGCCGCCTTCGACGCACTGGGCCTGATCCAGCCGATGAAGCTGGACCTGCAACTGGACGAGCAGCATCGCGTCAGCCTGGCCGGGCTGCATGGGATCGACCGCGAACGCCTGGCCGCGCTCGACGCGCAATCGCTGCACGGGCTGCATAGCGCAGGCTACCTGGAGGGCGCATACCTGGTGCTGTCATCGCTGCACAACCTGCGCCGGCTGATGGCCGAGAAGCAGCGCCGCCTGCGACTGGCGGCGGAGATCGGGTGA
- a CDS encoding cupin-like domain-containing protein — translation MGEAVDVAARIRVIDCAGPGSLPIDELLASGQPAVLRGLAGEWGLVQAASRSMHDAMDYLRGYYNGQPVTYSWGGPEVAGRPFYNAGFTDLNCEVRRSDLGQVLDEIAAHADDPRPPTYYVASLLIDSRLPGMRDDNDLGLAAHGIQAAPSIWIGNRVTASCHYDALNNIACCAVGRRRFTLFPPGQISNLYPGPLEPTPGGQAVSVVDFAAPDFERYPRFRDALAAGQSAVLEPGDAIFIPSLWWHHVQGLEPFNVLVNYWWSSAAAYVPTPMHALYHALWTLRDRPEREKQAWRDIFDYYVFGPADRAGEHLPEAARQVLGPVDENLARQLRAMLIGKLNR, via the coding sequence ATGGGCGAAGCAGTCGACGTGGCTGCGCGGATCCGCGTGATCGACTGCGCGGGGCCCGGTTCGCTGCCGATCGACGAACTGCTCGCATCCGGGCAACCGGCGGTACTGCGCGGACTGGCGGGAGAGTGGGGACTGGTGCAGGCGGCGTCGCGCTCGATGCACGATGCAATGGATTACCTGCGCGGTTACTACAACGGCCAGCCGGTGACCTATTCCTGGGGCGGTCCCGAAGTGGCCGGCAGGCCGTTCTACAACGCCGGTTTCACCGACTTGAACTGCGAAGTGCGGCGCAGCGATCTGGGACAGGTGCTCGACGAGATTGCCGCGCACGCGGACGATCCGCGCCCTCCGACCTATTACGTCGCGTCATTGCTGATCGATTCGCGCCTGCCCGGCATGCGCGACGACAACGACCTGGGCCTGGCCGCGCATGGCATCCAGGCTGCGCCGAGCATCTGGATCGGCAACCGCGTCACGGCCTCGTGCCACTACGACGCCCTCAACAACATCGCCTGCTGCGCGGTCGGTCGCCGACGCTTCACGCTGTTCCCGCCCGGGCAGATCTCCAACCTGTATCCGGGGCCGCTGGAACCGACGCCAGGTGGCCAGGCGGTCAGCGTGGTCGACTTTGCCGCCCCGGATTTCGAGCGCTATCCGCGCTTCCGTGACGCGCTCGCCGCTGGACAGAGCGCGGTCCTCGAACCAGGCGATGCGATCTTCATCCCGAGCCTGTGGTGGCACCACGTGCAGGGTCTGGAGCCGTTCAACGTGCTCGTCAACTACTGGTGGAGCAGTGCGGCGGCCTACGTGCCCACGCCGATGCACGCGCTGTACCACGCCCTGTGGACGCTGCGCGACCGACCCGAGCGCGAGAAGCAGGCGTGGCGCGACATCTTCGACTATTACGTCTTCGGTCCGGCCGATCGTGCCGGCGAGCATCTGCCTGAAGCGGCCCGCCAGGTGCTCGGACCGGTTGATGAAAACCTCGCGCGGCAGCTGCGCGCGATGCTGATCGGCAAGCTCAATCGTTGA
- a CDS encoding tryptophan halogenase family protein gives MQKGRIRKVVIAGGGTAGWLAATALTHQFREQLEVVLIESEQIGTVGVGESTVPPIRNFHRFLQIDEQEFLRSVAGTFKLSISFENWRRHGERYIHPFGITGQSTLVCGFHHFWLDSLRRGMTSELGDYCLETVASRGDRFALLESPQVNYSYHLDAGLYARFLRGKAESYGLKRVEGKIREVRQDGESGYVESLVLEDGQVIEGDLFIDCTGFRGLLIEQTLKTGYEDWNNWLPCDRAVALQTESVGAPVPYTRAIAHEAGWRWHIALQHRVGCGLVYSSRHMSDDEARDKLLRDAAAPVIREPWPVQFRTGRRLKAWNKNVVSLGLASGFIEPLESTSLHLSMTSIVRLIESFPLEGIPQSLVDLYNATGRAEMEHVRDFIILHYHANQRDEAMWKQCREMEIPDSLAIRLRAWRERAHAWQGANELFRVDSWTHVMLGQGIVPGQHHPLSSGLSDDDMRRLLPGIRRPIDEAVARMPSQQEFIDRYCKASPEVWAAGRPKVPA, from the coding sequence ATGCAGAAGGGCAGGATTCGCAAGGTGGTGATCGCAGGCGGCGGTACCGCAGGCTGGCTCGCAGCGACCGCGCTGACGCACCAGTTCCGCGAGCAGCTGGAGGTGGTCCTGATCGAATCCGAGCAGATCGGCACGGTCGGCGTCGGCGAATCGACCGTGCCGCCGATCCGCAACTTCCATCGCTTCCTGCAGATCGACGAGCAGGAGTTCCTGCGCTCGGTCGCCGGCACGTTCAAGTTGTCGATCTCGTTCGAGAACTGGCGTCGCCATGGCGAGCGTTACATCCACCCGTTCGGCATCACCGGGCAGAGCACGCTGGTCTGCGGCTTCCATCACTTCTGGCTCGACAGCCTGCGCCGTGGCATGACATCGGAGCTGGGCGACTACTGCCTGGAAACCGTGGCCTCGCGCGGTGACCGCTTCGCGCTGCTGGAGTCGCCGCAGGTCAACTACTCCTACCACCTCGATGCGGGTCTGTATGCGCGCTTCCTGCGCGGCAAGGCCGAGAGCTACGGGCTCAAGCGGGTCGAAGGCAAGATCCGCGAGGTCAGGCAGGACGGCGAATCGGGTTACGTCGAATCGCTGGTGCTGGAAGACGGGCAGGTGATCGAAGGCGATCTGTTCATCGACTGCACCGGCTTCCGCGGCCTGCTGATCGAGCAGACGCTCAAGACCGGTTACGAGGACTGGAACAACTGGTTGCCCTGCGACCGCGCAGTCGCGCTGCAGACCGAATCGGTGGGGGCGCCGGTGCCCTACACGCGGGCCATCGCCCACGAGGCTGGCTGGCGCTGGCACATCGCGCTGCAGCACCGGGTGGGTTGCGGCCTGGTGTATTCCAGTCGCCACATGTCCGACGACGAAGCCCGCGACAAGCTGCTGCGCGACGCGGCTGCACCGGTGATCCGCGAGCCATGGCCGGTGCAGTTCCGCACGGGTCGACGATTGAAGGCGTGGAACAAGAACGTGGTGTCGCTGGGCCTGGCCAGCGGCTTCATCGAGCCGCTGGAATCGACCAGCCTGCACCTGTCGATGACGTCGATCGTGCGCCTGATCGAATCGTTCCCGCTGGAGGGCATCCCGCAGTCGCTGGTGGACCTGTACAACGCGACCGGTCGTGCCGAGATGGAGCATGTGCGCGACTTCATCATCCTCCACTACCACGCCAACCAGCGCGACGAAGCGATGTGGAAGCAGTGCCGCGAGATGGAGATTCCCGACTCGCTGGCGATCCGCCTGCGCGCCTGGCGCGAGCGCGCGCACGCCTGGCAGGGTGCGAACGAGCTTTTCCGGGTGGATTCCTGGACGCACGTGATGCTGGGGCAGGGCATCGTGCCCGGGCAGCATCATCCGCTGTCGAGCGGGCTGTCCGACGACGACATGCGCAGGCTGTTGCCGGGGATCCGCAGACCCATCGACGAGGCCGTCGCGCGCATGCCATCGCAGCAGGAGTTCATCGACCGGTACTGCAAGGCCTCGCCCGAGGTCTGGGCGGCTGGCAGGCCGAAAGTCCCGGCCTGA
- a CDS encoding HAMP domain-containing sensor histidine kinase yields the protein MSASEPTGWSRLLPRTISSRLYLILFTGLLVAHGLSFGMLFYERYESATSMMMGNLEKDVSTSIAMLDRLPAAERPPWIPKFERRTYRYILGPGQQGGELETEQAREITRLIGRVLGDRYPVRGNTTSMLPERLQVHLALSDGAPVTIELTPSVMPVARWLPYVLAAQLILLLACAWLAVRQITRPLAQLADAADSLSPTGGGPPLPTGGPTEVAKAVSAFNAMQDRIALHLKERLQILSAISHDLQTPITRLKLRVEAMDESPTTAKLVADIDEMQHLVRDGVAYARSAHGGVEPALKVDLDAFLDSLVWDYQDTGKSVSVTAHAGVPVTTRPRALRRVVGNLIDNAVKYAGAAEVAATVDADGTVAISVLDRGPGIADAELESVMEPFYRLEASRNRDTGGAGLGLAIAQQLAIAIGARLQLRGRDGGGLVATITLPAA from the coding sequence ATGAGCGCAAGCGAACCTACAGGGTGGTCGCGCCTGTTGCCGCGGACGATTTCGTCGCGGTTGTACCTGATCCTGTTCACGGGGCTGCTGGTGGCCCACGGCCTCTCGTTCGGAATGCTGTTCTACGAGCGCTACGAATCTGCGACGTCGATGATGATGGGCAACCTCGAGAAGGACGTGTCCACGTCGATCGCCATGCTCGACCGTCTGCCGGCAGCCGAGCGACCGCCCTGGATTCCCAAGTTCGAGCGCAGGACCTACCGCTACATCCTCGGCCCGGGCCAGCAAGGCGGCGAACTTGAGACCGAGCAGGCGCGGGAAATCACGCGCCTCATCGGCCGCGTCCTGGGCGATCGCTATCCGGTGCGCGGCAATACGACATCCATGCTCCCCGAACGCCTGCAGGTTCACCTCGCGCTGAGCGACGGCGCGCCCGTCACCATCGAACTCACGCCGTCGGTGATGCCGGTCGCGCGTTGGCTGCCCTACGTGCTGGCCGCGCAGCTGATCCTGTTGCTGGCATGTGCCTGGCTGGCGGTGCGCCAGATCACCCGCCCGCTGGCACAGCTGGCGGATGCCGCCGATTCGCTGAGCCCGACCGGCGGTGGGCCGCCACTGCCCACAGGAGGCCCGACCGAAGTGGCCAAGGCCGTGTCGGCCTTCAATGCGATGCAGGACCGGATCGCCCTGCATCTCAAGGAACGCCTGCAGATCCTGTCGGCGATCTCCCACGACCTGCAGACGCCGATCACGCGACTGAAGCTGCGAGTGGAGGCCATGGACGAATCACCCACGACCGCCAAACTGGTCGCCGATATCGACGAGATGCAGCACCTGGTCCGCGACGGCGTCGCCTATGCGCGCAGCGCGCACGGCGGCGTCGAGCCGGCACTCAAGGTTGACCTCGATGCGTTCCTCGACAGCCTGGTCTGGGACTACCAGGACACCGGCAAGTCGGTCAGCGTCACCGCGCACGCCGGCGTGCCCGTGACTACGCGACCTCGCGCCTTGCGCCGGGTCGTCGGCAACCTCATCGACAACGCCGTGAAGTACGCCGGTGCCGCGGAAGTGGCCGCGACGGTTGACGCAGACGGCACGGTCGCCATCAGCGTGCTCGACCGCGGACCGGGTATTGCCGATGCCGAACTTGAATCGGTCATGGAGCCGTTCTACCGCCTGGAGGCGTCGCGCAACCGCGATACCGGCGGCGCCGGACTCGGCCTGGCCATCGCCCAGCAGTTGGCCATCGCCATTGGCGCCCGCCTGCAGCTGCGTGGTCGCGATGGCGGTGGACTCGTCGCCACGATCACGCTGCCGGCGGCCTGA
- a CDS encoding response regulator, with the protein MDHVDHILVVDDDHDIRTMVADYLQKNGFRTSLAAEGREMRAILDTNAIDLIVLDVMMPGDDGLVLSRNLRASKHKAIPIIMLTARDDATDRIIGLEMGADDYVTKPFSPRELLARINAVIRRTRMLPPNLQVTEASRLLEFGQWRLDTTARHLLDPQSTAVALSGAEFRLLRVFLDHPQRVLSRDQLLSLTQGREAELFDRSIDLLVSRLRQRLKDDPREPAYIKTVRSEGYVFSMPVTLLDEGA; encoded by the coding sequence ATGGACCACGTAGATCACATTCTGGTCGTCGACGACGACCACGACATTCGCACCATGGTGGCCGATTACCTGCAGAAGAACGGCTTCCGCACGTCGCTGGCGGCGGAAGGCCGCGAGATGCGCGCCATTCTCGACACCAACGCCATCGACCTGATCGTGCTGGACGTGATGATGCCCGGTGACGATGGCCTGGTGCTGAGCCGCAACCTGCGCGCCAGCAAGCACAAGGCGATTCCGATCATCATGCTGACCGCGCGCGACGACGCCACCGATCGCATCATCGGGCTGGAGATGGGCGCCGACGACTACGTCACCAAACCGTTCTCGCCGCGGGAGTTGCTGGCGCGGATCAATGCAGTGATCCGTCGCACGCGCATGTTGCCGCCGAACCTGCAGGTCACCGAGGCCAGTCGCCTGCTCGAGTTCGGCCAATGGCGGCTGGACACCACCGCCCGCCATCTGCTCGATCCGCAGAGCACGGCCGTTGCGCTCAGTGGCGCGGAGTTCCGCTTGCTGCGGGTGTTCCTCGACCATCCGCAACGCGTACTGAGCCGCGACCAGTTGCTGAGCCTGACCCAGGGCCGCGAGGCGGAGTTGTTCGACCGTTCGATCGATCTGCTGGTCAGCCGACTGCGCCAGCGCCTGAAGGATGATCCGCGTGAACCGGCCTACATCAAGACCGTGCGCAGCGAGGGCTATGTTTTCAGCATGCCCGTCACGCTGCTGGATGAGGGCGCATGA
- a CDS encoding thioredoxin family protein, whose protein sequence is MNVIKPILTALCMSVLAVACTPGASAADPVPGTSISPAPLAPEFQGINHWINSAPLTMSQLRGKVVLVDFWTYSCINCVHVLPHVKQLHERYKDQGLVVVGVHTPEYGFEKIRGNVEDAVKRFGIEYPVAQDNGYATWEAYNNRYWPALYLVDREGHVVYHHFGEGNYAETEDKVRRLLEAK, encoded by the coding sequence ATGAACGTGATCAAGCCCATCCTCACCGCCCTTTGCATGAGCGTGCTCGCCGTCGCCTGTACGCCAGGCGCCAGTGCTGCGGACCCCGTCCCGGGCACCAGCATTTCCCCCGCCCCGCTCGCCCCGGAATTCCAGGGAATCAACCATTGGATCAACAGCGCTCCGCTGACCATGTCGCAGCTGCGCGGCAAGGTGGTCCTGGTCGATTTCTGGACCTACTCCTGCATCAATTGCGTGCACGTGCTGCCGCATGTGAAGCAGCTGCACGAGCGCTACAAGGACCAGGGCCTGGTCGTGGTCGGCGTGCATACGCCGGAGTACGGCTTCGAGAAGATACGCGGCAATGTCGAGGATGCCGTCAAGCGCTTCGGCATCGAGTACCCGGTGGCGCAGGACAACGGCTACGCAACCTGGGAAGCGTATAACAACCGCTATTGGCCGGCGCTGTACCTGGTCGACCGGGAAGGCCACGTGGTCTATCACCACTTCGGCGAAGGCAATTACGCCGAAACCGAAGACAAGGTGCGTCGCCTTCTCGAAGCAAAATAA
- a CDS encoding cytochrome c biogenesis CcdA family protein, whose amino-acid sequence MFAHAVGLEFALAGAAGIATILSPCILPVLPIVLATSTGRSRFEPALIIAGFVATFAASGILIGALSSSSGELQQVIRTGSIWLLLIAGLACLWPAPFNWLVARVQQWRSPRTDASRPRPHRSGSVAALLVGASLGLAWTPCAGPILASVLSLAASSQAPGKAASLLAVYAVGAGLPMLAIAYGGHWITSRLAFLNRRAELIRRVFGAIAIAVATLQLFQYDVLFSAWATQWLPSVSTGL is encoded by the coding sequence ATGTTCGCGCATGCAGTCGGGCTTGAGTTCGCGTTGGCGGGCGCGGCCGGCATCGCCACCATCCTGTCGCCGTGCATCCTGCCGGTGCTGCCCATCGTGCTGGCCACCAGCACGGGACGCAGCCGGTTCGAACCGGCGCTGATCATTGCCGGCTTCGTGGCGACCTTCGCCGCCAGCGGCATCCTGATCGGCGCGCTGTCGTCCTCGTCCGGTGAGCTGCAACAGGTGATCCGCACCGGATCGATCTGGTTGCTTCTGATCGCCGGCCTCGCATGCCTGTGGCCGGCGCCGTTCAACTGGCTGGTCGCACGCGTGCAGCAGTGGCGGTCTCCAAGGACGGACGCTTCGCGCCCCCGTCCGCACCGCAGCGGCAGTGTCGCCGCGCTGCTGGTGGGGGCCTCGCTCGGGCTGGCCTGGACGCCGTGCGCAGGTCCGATCCTGGCCTCGGTGCTGTCACTGGCCGCCAGTTCACAGGCGCCGGGCAAGGCCGCCTCGCTGCTTGCCGTCTACGCCGTCGGCGCGGGCCTGCCGATGCTGGCCATTGCTTATGGCGGCCATTGGATCACCTCGCGCCTGGCCTTCCTCAATCGTCGCGCGGAGCTCATCCGTCGTGTGTTCGGCGCCATCGCGATCGCCGTCGCGACGCTCCAGCTCTTCCAGTACGACGTCCTGTTCTCCGCCTGGGCCACGCAGTGGCTCCCCTCAGTCTCAACAGGTCTATAA